A single region of the Rathayibacter rathayi genome encodes:
- a CDS encoding ABC transporter ATP-binding protein, whose protein sequence is MNVAIEFENFTKSYGSSTVVDNLSFQVAQGSVVGLLGPNGAGKSTAMRALVGLSRPTSGAVRIFGKRFADLPEPASIVGVHMDGFGFETGISARRHLEICRLAAGVPRARVGAVLEEVGLTGHARKRVKQYSTGMAQRLGLAIALLAEPKVLILDEPANGLDPEGIRWLRKFIRDYARHGGTVLVSSHQLGELEQIVDEVIVMNRRLLYAGPLADLLGKKDASLEDRYFDLVGSSTAGA, encoded by the coding sequence ATGAATGTCGCAATCGAGTTCGAGAACTTTACGAAGAGCTACGGCTCCTCGACAGTGGTAGATAATCTGTCGTTCCAGGTGGCCCAAGGAAGCGTGGTCGGTCTTCTCGGCCCGAACGGTGCGGGCAAGAGTACCGCGATGCGCGCTCTCGTTGGTCTTTCTCGTCCGACTTCCGGGGCTGTTCGTATCTTCGGAAAGCGGTTCGCTGATTTGCCCGAGCCCGCGTCGATCGTCGGCGTGCATATGGACGGCTTTGGCTTCGAAACAGGGATCAGCGCAAGGCGCCATCTTGAGATCTGCCGCCTTGCGGCAGGAGTGCCGCGCGCGCGCGTCGGCGCCGTGCTTGAAGAGGTGGGCCTCACGGGTCACGCGCGTAAGCGCGTGAAACAGTACTCGACCGGCATGGCCCAACGTCTCGGCCTAGCTATAGCACTTCTCGCAGAACCGAAGGTCCTGATTCTCGATGAGCCGGCCAATGGCCTGGATCCTGAGGGAATTCGTTGGCTTCGCAAGTTCATTCGAGATTATGCGCGGCATGGAGGAACGGTCCTCGTTTCCAGCCACCAACTCGGTGAACTGGAACAGATCGTTGACGAGGTGATCGTGATGAATCGACGTCTGCTGTACGCCGGACCGCTTGCTGATCTCCTGGGGAAAAAGGATGCTTCTCTGGAGGACAGATATTTCGATCTCGTGGGTTCTTCGACGGCGGGGGCGTGA
- the mpaP gene encoding daptide biosynthesis intramembrane metalloprotease has translation MRACHSAGSSRASCPRSIEPGSRALSPQGRCSMSRIHLSSWPRGVRTHGRHRSDGHTESGIDLRRPRLRPEVTIVDQGNGSPGTWLVASHDVPVARVTKGTVGILMRLDGIATLDELTASSGGAFTLAELETLIENLRRTGLIVGSADAVGARSRVVSYRPPMTIQVATRSAAAFFATLARVTTPMYSRVALFVVASIVAAGLGSAIVSWQKYVSVGSAPLKPVTLIAVLVALTVATFFHELAHGLTLQRFGGVPRRAGFMLFYLAPAFFVDVTDGWRLPRRWQRAAVAFAGPALHLTAASAAALIALAFPTGGAQEALYMFSFAAFGIFGLNLVPFVRFDGYLVLMALLDRPNLRTASIAELGRVLFAKRGGSPSPSWVLAAFGLGSIVFPAYLVFVSFSRLQSILVETGATGALVLLSLEAVVAVLLARSGTRVLLRKGYSTVRAVGGALLIAAALTGVLAAIQVPITYRAGWVSDEHGTALVAQNDSAFKSFTAGSRVSLRSQGIIFQLEVGTATISENNPSKADIPIESLAPVSLGGVMVSGYRMPLLVSGNASLWAGGAAIVSTERTESLMQLLFAQILGDPTREIFDQFDFTKSR, from the coding sequence ATGAGAGCCTGCCATTCAGCTGGCTCCAGTCGCGCATCATGTCCGCGGAGCATCGAACCGGGTTCACGAGCCCTCTCGCCTCAGGGGAGGTGTTCCATGTCCCGCATCCACTTGTCTAGCTGGCCAAGAGGTGTACGCACGCACGGCCGCCATCGGTCGGACGGTCATACTGAGTCCGGCATCGACCTCCGTCGCCCGCGGCTCCGCCCGGAGGTCACGATCGTCGATCAAGGAAATGGGTCACCCGGCACCTGGCTTGTGGCGTCACACGACGTGCCCGTGGCCCGAGTGACAAAAGGCACCGTAGGGATCCTCATGCGACTCGACGGGATCGCAACCTTGGACGAGCTGACCGCGTCGAGCGGGGGTGCATTTACGCTAGCCGAGCTTGAGACGTTGATCGAGAATCTGAGACGAACGGGGCTTATCGTTGGAAGCGCAGACGCTGTCGGAGCGCGGAGCCGTGTAGTGTCCTATCGGCCACCGATGACGATTCAGGTCGCAACGAGAAGTGCTGCGGCTTTCTTCGCTACCTTGGCGCGTGTAACGACGCCGATGTACTCCCGAGTCGCTCTCTTCGTCGTCGCGTCTATCGTGGCAGCAGGGCTTGGAAGCGCGATCGTCTCATGGCAGAAATACGTCTCGGTCGGCTCAGCTCCCTTGAAGCCAGTCACGCTGATTGCTGTCTTGGTTGCGCTCACGGTCGCGACGTTCTTCCACGAACTCGCACACGGTTTGACTTTGCAGAGATTTGGCGGTGTGCCGCGTCGCGCTGGCTTCATGCTCTTCTACCTGGCTCCAGCCTTCTTCGTCGATGTGACCGACGGTTGGCGTCTCCCGCGGCGATGGCAGAGAGCTGCCGTGGCATTCGCCGGTCCCGCCTTGCATCTAACAGCGGCCAGTGCCGCGGCACTGATTGCGCTCGCCTTTCCCACCGGTGGCGCTCAAGAGGCGTTATATATGTTCTCTTTCGCGGCGTTCGGGATCTTCGGGTTGAACCTCGTGCCGTTCGTTCGTTTCGACGGGTATCTCGTGCTGATGGCGCTGTTGGATCGTCCGAATCTGCGAACTGCATCTATCGCAGAGCTAGGGCGAGTGCTCTTCGCGAAAAGAGGAGGAAGCCCGTCGCCGTCGTGGGTACTGGCAGCATTCGGCCTCGGCTCGATTGTCTTCCCTGCATACCTGGTATTTGTTTCCTTCAGCCGCCTACAGTCGATCCTCGTGGAGACCGGGGCGACGGGGGCCTTAGTCCTCCTGAGCCTCGAAGCCGTCGTAGCAGTTCTGCTAGCACGCAGTGGCACGCGGGTTCTGCTCCGGAAGGGGTACAGCACAGTGCGCGCCGTTGGCGGAGCGCTCCTCATCGCCGCAGCGCTAACGGGCGTCCTTGCTGCAATTCAGGTTCCGATTACATATCGGGCGGGGTGGGTGTCGGATGAACATGGAACTGCATTGGTTGCTCAGAACGATTCGGCATTTAAATCATTTACTGCGGGTAGCCGCGTTTCCCTGAGGTCGCAGGGAATCATCTTCCAGCTTGAAGTCGGAACGGCAACTATATCGGAGAACAACCCCAGTAAAGCCGATATTCCTATCGAAAGTCTCGCGCCTGTTTCGCTTGGCGGCGTGATGGTCAGTGGATATCGAATGCCCCTGTTGGTATCAGGCAATGCTTCACTATGGGCAGGCGGGGCGGCAATTGTGTCGACCGAAAGGACCGAGTCATTAATGCAATTGCTATTTGCGCAGATTTTAGGAGACCCTACGAGAGAGATCTTCGATCAATTCGATTTCACAAAGTCGCGCTAG